TTTCGGAAGATATCGATCCGGACTCGATCACCGGGAATTCCGACACTCGGATCTGAACGCGCAGTGAGCGTCCCGTGGCGCACAGTGAAAGAGGACACGCCCGACACCCGCCGGAAACAACAGATCGCCCGAATCCGAAACGATTCCCCGTCAATATGCGTCATAAGGGAACAGGTGGTTCGTCTCACATTCGGACACGCTGCACCTACCGGGAAGCGATCCGCATGTCAGGATGTTGCTATCTGGTGAGTACGGAACTAGATGAGATGAGGCCTCAAGTGACTACAGCACTCGCCCCGAGTTCGACCCTGTCGGCTGCGGACCGTTGTGACCGCTGCGGCGCGCAGGCCTACGTCCGTGTCACCCTGACCAGCGGTGGGGAGCTCCTCTTCTGCGCCCACCACGGCCGGGAACACTCGGAGAAGCTGCGCGACATCGCTATCACCATCCACGACGAGACCGGTCGGCTCGAAGCCGTCACCCCGGTCCCGGCCGCGGAAGAGGAGCGGTAACCCCAGGCCTCGTAGGCGCCAACGACGGCGCAGACCCCACACACACTGAGCGATGGCGGTCACCCCGGACAGGGTGGCCGCCATCAGTCCTGTCCGGGACCGGCCAGTTTTCTGTTGGCTATCTCACACCATCGGTACGCCGGGCGCCGGCCCGTGCCGGCGGAACTCCTGCCACGCGCCGGCCAGCCGGTCCACCGCGTCGACCAGCACCTCCGGCGCGTAGGCGAACGGCAGCCGCAGGTAG
The Kribbella italica DNA segment above includes these coding regions:
- a CDS encoding DUF7455 domain-containing protein: MRPQVTTALAPSSTLSAADRCDRCGAQAYVRVTLTSGGELLFCAHHGREHSEKLRDIAITIHDETGRLEAVTPVPAAEEER